GTACGTTGCCTCCTGCCAGCCGTCGGCGTCGAACGACTGTCGGAAGTATCCCTCCCGCAGAAAGAGGCCGATGCCCGTGAAGGGGAGGCCCAGGTCGGAGGCGGCTTTCGAATGGTCGCCGGCCAGCACGCCGAGGCCACCCGAGTAGAGTGGAATGCTCTCGTGGAGGCCGTACTCCATGCAGAAGTACGCCGTCTCGGGGGCGTCCTCCACCTGCGGCGTCCGCTCCATGTAGTCCCGGTAGCGCTGGTAGACCGCGTCCACGTCGTCCTGGAAGGACGGGTCGTTCAGCACCTCGTCCTTGGCCGTTGCGAGGGCGGACCGAGGGTTGTCGTCCGACGCCCGGTACACTTCAGGGTTGAGACGCCGGAAGAGGGACCGCGCCTTAGGGGTCCAGGTCCACCACAGGTTGATGGCAATGGATTCGAGCTTGTCGCGCGACGTCATGTGGTCGGAAGACATAGGAGGAAGGACGATGAGCAGACGCGGCGTACTGCGGATGCGCGGGGGACCTTAGAACATCCCATGTACAAGGGTCGCAGTGCAAGACGGATTTGCCAAGTGCCTAGCGTGAAAATCCAATGACCCCCCGATGCGGAAGGGTCGGTATCGGTACGAGGATCCCGTCATCAAACAAGAATTCTGTCCACCGTGAACCAGGAAAGGCGGGCAAATGTCCGCGGTGCCCCAGTGAAAAACATGCGCTGGGGTAAGAGGAAATGAACGAGGCAAAAAGTTTCGTTTTTACACAGCTCCTGATCCGCATACCATTCCTGTTTAGAGCGCCCCGAGGGATGTGTGGGGCGAAAAGGGCGTTGAGGGCGCTGTCCGATTCGGACCGGGGGCGCGTTGGCATACGTTTTTCTCTTCGTTGATATATGCCGCATCGGTCCGTTCGTCTGCCGGCAATCAGACTCACATCCGCGCGCCGGCGCACCGCTTTCCCGCGTCCAAACTTTACGTGCTGTCATGACTGCTCCCCCCGAGGCTGATTCCGATGGCCTCGCCGTTCGAGCATGGTCTGGACTGTGGGGGACGGCCGTGGGTGCTGCGCTCCTCGGGCTCGGGCTTCTCGTGACCGGACGCCTAGTGGGATTGGCCGCATCCTGGTGGGGGGGTGTGCTACTCGCCGGGAGCGGGATCGGGGCGATGGCGCTCCTGCACGGGCGCCGCCTGCGCCGGATGCGTCGGCGAGCGGAAGCCCGCATCGACGCGGCCCGCGAAGAACGAGACGCGGCCGAGGAGGCGCTCGACACGGCCACCAACCGGGTTGAGACGCTCGACGAGATGCGCACGGCCAAGTCGCAGTTCCTCGAAGAGATCAGCCACGCATTTCGGCGCCCACTGACCCTCACCCTCGGTCCCATCGACACCCTCCTGGATGGGCGCTACGGGGCCCTTGGCGACGAGGTGCGGACGCAGCTCCGCCTCGCGGAGCGGAGCGGAACGCGCCTCCTGTGGCTCGTGAACCAGCTGCTGGACCTGGCAGAGTTGGAAACGGGCCGTATGTCCCTCACGCCCACCGACGGTGACCTGCCGTCGTTCGTGGTCCGGGGCGTTCGGTCCTTCGAGGCCCTTGCCGAGCGTCGAAATGTGCGTCTCCACTTCGAGTCGACCCTCGACGATCCCGTTGCCTGGTTCGACGAAGAAAAGATGGAGACGATGCTTGCCAACCTGCTCTCCAGCGCCCTCCGCGCCGCGGCGGAAGACGGCACGATCCAGGTGACCGTCCGCTCCTGCTCCCCCCCGGCGGGCGTCGAAGAAGAGACGGATGGCCTTGAACTCGTCGCCGAGCACACGGGGGAGCAGGGGCATCCACCCGCGGACGACGATCTGTGGAGGACGCGCGACGATCAATCTCTCCAGGCGCCAGATCGCATCGGCACGCGGCTCGGGCTGCACCTCGTGGACGGGTTGGCCACCCTGCACGGCGGCACCTTGCAGATCGACCACGCGGCCGACGGCACGGTGCGATACGCCGTCCGGCTGCCCCGGCGTCCCCCGGGCCACGATCTTCCCGTGTCGGGCGCGTCGGGCGCGCACCCGGGGGCATCCTCGGCCGACACGAGAGAGGCGTCTCCGGAGAACGACTTTGGCCAGGACCCCCTGGTGCTCTCCCGCGAGGCCCTGTCCAGCCGGACGGACACGTCGGCCCCGGCCCCGAACACACCCGCCGAGTCGCCGGATGAGGACCGGACGACCGTGCTGGTGATCGACGACAACTCGGTCGTCTGCACTCTCGTCCGGACCCACCTGGAGCCAGAGTACCGGGTGGAGGAGGCCCACGACGGGGCGGAGGGGTACACCCTCGCCCGGACGCTGCTGCCAGACCTGGTGATTAGTGACGTGATGATGCCGGAGGTGGATGGGTTCGAACTGTGCCGGAAGATCAAAGAGGATCCCGACATCGACCACGTGCCGGTGGTCTTTCTCACCGCACGGGCTGACCTGGAGGACAAGGTCGAGGGCCTCGACGTGGGCGCCGATGCCTATCTCACCAAGCCCTTCGAGCCGGAGGCACTGATTGCACACATCGAGAACCTCATTGCCACACGACGAACGCTCCGGGAGTCGTTCGGCGAAAGGGGGGGCGCGGCGGCAGAATCCCAAAATGCCGCGGATGAGAGAAGCGACGGGGCCGAGAAGGCGAACGAGGAGCTCCCCCCGACCGCCGAGGCTGCCCCGCTGCCGGACCGAATTGAGGAAGCGATCGCGGAGCACCTCACCGACCCCGACTTCGGGGTGTCGGAGCTGGCGGCGGCGACGGCCCTGAGCGCCTCTCAGTTGCGGCGCCGGATGAAGGAGGCCTACGACCGCACGCCGGTGCAGCTCATTCGCCGTCGTCGGCTGGAGGCCGGGGCGCAGCTGCTCCAAGAGCGGGAGGACGTGACGATCGGAGAGGTGGCCTACGCGGTCGGCTTCAACAGCCAGTCGTATTTCTCCCGCTCGTTCCGGGACGAGTTCGGCGTGCCACCGTCGCAGCACCGGGGGGAAGGCGCGGCTGTGTAACGCCCCCCTTACCCCTCACCCGGCAACGACACGAACCGTGCGTTTTCGGGTGGCTCCAGTTCCGACTCGTCGAACGAGCGGCGGTATGAGATGCTGTCGGCGACGGCCTCACTCTGGAGCGTATCGCCGGGCCCGTCGGCCTCCGAGTACGAGTAGCCCTCGAACCGGGTCGGCACCGTCAGGCCATCGACGGTCACGTAATCCTGGTAGTCAAAAAACGTCTGGGGCAGGTCCTCGTCGGGGCCCACGTCGCGCCCGTAGCTCACCGTGTACCGGATGGCGTCGACTTGCCCGGTCGACTTGTCGAGGTAGAGCGTATACGTATCGTCGGGCGAGTCGCCCACGGTCTCCCCGAACGTGACCCGCACCATGTCGTGGGGCGTGCCGTCGATCGAATCGTCCGGGAGGGCCTCGTACTGGGCGCCGGGGTCGGCCAGGACGAACGGGATCTGCTGGAAATAAAAGCCCGTCAGCGCCCAGAAGCGCGGGTTGAGCCGCTTGAGGGAGTCCGGTGCGATCCACGCCCGCTCTCCGTCCCACGCAAACCGGGCGTCCACCGGCCGGGCAGCATCGTATGAGCCGATGGTTTGGAGGTCGTGGTGGGCGTGGCGCGTGCGGTTGTCGACGACGAGAAACGACTCGAAGCGGAGGTCGGCCCCTTTGTTGGCGTAGGCCCAGGTGTAGGAACTGGTCGGGGCCCGGTACCACGCCGCGAGTCCGCCGTGCGCCTCGATGGCCTCCAGGAGACGCTGCCCGCCCTCGTTCTGGGTGAGCCGGCTTCGGGCATCCGCAACACGACGCTCGACCTCGTCTTCGGGCACAACGTTCGCCGCCGAGGACGACGACGAGTCTCCAGCGCCGCAGCCCATCGTCCCGAGCGCGACGGCGAGAAGGAGCGTGAGCCCGGCAACCGAGCGGCGGGGCAGGGTGGGACGAGGAGGCACAGGGGGCATGAGGATACGGGGAGGGTGAATGATAATAGTAGCTGGGTCAGTCTTCGCCCCCCGACGGTTCCTCGGCCGGGCCCAGGTCGAGGCCCGCGAACAGGTTGTTGAGCGACTCGGCCAGCGTGGGGTGGGCGAAGGGCGCGGCCTGGAGGCGATCGACGGGAAGGTTGCCCATCATCGCCGTCTGCAGGATCGACATCACCTCCCCACCCTCGATGCCCAACACGGCGGCGCCGAGGAGCCGGTTGGTCGTCGAGTCGATGACCGCCTTCATGAGGCCGCGCGTCTCGTCGACCTCCAGGGCCCGGGCCACGTGGGTCATCGGCATCTGCGCCACCGTCACGTCGAGGCCGCGGTCC
This portion of the Salinibacter grassmerensis genome encodes:
- a CDS encoding hybrid sensor histidine kinase/response regulator transcription factor — its product is MTAPPEADSDGLAVRAWSGLWGTAVGAALLGLGLLVTGRLVGLAASWWGGVLLAGSGIGAMALLHGRRLRRMRRRAEARIDAAREERDAAEEALDTATNRVETLDEMRTAKSQFLEEISHAFRRPLTLTLGPIDTLLDGRYGALGDEVRTQLRLAERSGTRLLWLVNQLLDLAELETGRMSLTPTDGDLPSFVVRGVRSFEALAERRNVRLHFESTLDDPVAWFDEEKMETMLANLLSSALRAAAEDGTIQVTVRSCSPPAGVEEETDGLELVAEHTGEQGHPPADDDLWRTRDDQSLQAPDRIGTRLGLHLVDGLATLHGGTLQIDHAADGTVRYAVRLPRRPPGHDLPVSGASGAHPGASSADTREASPENDFGQDPLVLSREALSSRTDTSAPAPNTPAESPDEDRTTVLVIDDNSVVCTLVRTHLEPEYRVEEAHDGAEGYTLARTLLPDLVISDVMMPEVDGFELCRKIKEDPDIDHVPVVFLTARADLEDKVEGLDVGADAYLTKPFEPEALIAHIENLIATRRTLRESFGERGGAAAESQNAADERSDGAEKANEELPPTAEAAPLPDRIEEAIAEHLTDPDFGVSELAAATALSASQLRRRMKEAYDRTPVQLIRRRRLEAGAQLLQEREDVTIGEVAYAVGFNSQSYFSRSFRDEFGVPPSQHRGEGAAV